Proteins encoded in a region of the Zea mays cultivar B73 chromosome 2, Zm-B73-REFERENCE-NAM-5.0, whole genome shotgun sequence genome:
- the LOC109944069 gene encoding HMG1/2-like protein — protein sequence ENKSPTKTKVEKDPNKPKRPPTTFFVFMEEFRKDYKEKHPNVKQVSVIGKAGGDMWKSLSDAEKAPYVSKAEKLKVEYTKKMDAYNNKQSGGPTESGDSDKSKSEVNDGDEEGDE from the exons gagaacaagtccccaacaaagacCAAGGTTGAGAAGGACCCAAACAAGCCCAAGAGGCCTCCGACCACGTTCTTCGTCTTCAT GGAGGAGTTCAGGAAGGACTACAAGGAGAAGCACCCCAATGTGAAGCAAGTCTCAGTG ATTGGCAAGGCTGGTGGTGACATGTGGAAGTCCTTGTCTGATGCC GAGAAGGCTCCCTACGTATCTAAGGCCGAGAAGCTTAAGGTTGAGTACACAAAGAAGATGGACGCCTATAACAACAAGCAG TCTGGAGGACCCACAGAGTCTGGTGATTCTGACAAGTCCAAGTCCGAGGTCAACGACGGGGACGAGGAG GGTGATGAGTGA